The nucleotide window GTCCTCTCAGAGCATGTTTTTTTCCAGAACCTCTGTGTTCGTTGCCTCAAAAACTGCCTGCGTCTCATCGGCCCTAGCACTGTGAACTTAATCCCCCAGTGCACTGAAATTAACACCAGCAACCAGATCAATGATTAATAAGGCACAATATTGTCAGAGGCATCGGCAGTGTAACGCAACACCGTGGACACACTCTCATGGGGCCTGTAACCTGGTCCTTGTGCTCAAAATCAGCTTCCAGCTCTGAGCACAGACTGAAGGAATGAAAAAGGTGGAGGGGTGTTTtggggtttctttttttatccttATATCTGTTGTTTATACTGTAATCACTAATCACTGCCATGTGGAAAGGGGACtttaaaggaaaacagaagGGGGTACAAAGGTAAAATTAACCTGAAGAAAGTTTCTGTGCTGAATGTGAGAATATTGACAAAATGGTGAAGAATTTTTCCCCCCAGGATTCTTCTCGACTCCCTCTACTGTGCACGCTTTTCACCACATCAGTTCAGCTGCATTGCTAACAAAACAGAAGACTCCTGAGTCATTTTACCATGTTTGctgttaaaacaaaaacatactattacaatcagtcattttttttcatgtggaGACCTGTTTGAGACCCCAGTGACGATTTTAATAGATCTGTGTTATGTGTTTTGATTAATTTATCAAGGACAATTTGTCCATAGGAAACAAAGGGATATATTTGGAAATAAAAAATTTTGTACCTTGTTATGGGAtatcagtgttttgtttgtttggttgtaaTTTTTGCACATAGTTCCTTACTACATTGTTTCAGCAAATTTTAACATATGTGGGTAATATAATGTTTGCCAGCTCTGAAATGTAGATCAACAATCTGTCACATTAGTGAACCAATCTCAGATTAGTGCTCCATTGATATTCTGAGATAACGGCATAAAGGCGCTACATTAAGGTGCAATTCTTTTAAATGATTAGTCTGACATTTTGTGAAATATGCTAATAAATTCTTGCGGGACGTTAGATGAGGTAATTGATGCCATTTTCATGTCAGTTTGCAACATGGATCAAAAGAATTAAAGGAGCATTTTGAATATACATGAGATTTCAGTAGATATGCTGATATGGACTGGGTACTGTGTTTCAAATGATGCAACattgtttgatggaaatgaCAATAATCGGCCTACAGAGATCTAAATTCAAAGACACcctgaaaatcaaagtgaaaaaattaCACGGTAGGCTAGTGCATTTTCCCAAAATTTAATTTTAGCAACTCATAATGGCACAGGAGGTCCCTTTGCAGAGCTCTGAGAATACCAGagcatgctcctaatgagatgATGCTCTGGAAGATATCCTCCCAGGTCTGGACTGGGGCACCACTGAGCTCTGGGACAGTCTGAGATGCAACCTGGTGGcactggatggatggaaacaAAGTCCTGGAGGTGTTCTACTGGATTTAGGTCAGGCAAAGGGTGGGGACCAGTCATTGGTATCAGTTGTTTCATTTTCCAGATACTGCCTGCAAACAGCCTGGCCTCATGTGGCAGTATATGTTGTGTACCAGGAGAAACCCAGGACCTACTGCACCAGCATATGACAATTGGACTCCATGGTGCCGTCAGTGAGCACAGGGCCAACTAACAGACGTCGGCCCCTCAAGGCCACCCTCATGtagtctgtttctgattgtttgatcagagacattcacaaCTTGtgacctgctggaggtcattttgtagctctggcagTGGTCATCCTGTTCCTCCATGCACAAAAGACCAGATATCAGTCCTGCTGATGAGTTAAGTCCATtccagctctcctagagtaatggtctgtctcctggaatctcctccatgctcttAAAATGGTGCTGGGAGAAacagcaaaccttctggcaACGGAACATGCTGGAGCAGCTGGACTACCTGTTTCACCACTGTAGGGTCCAGGTCTTGCCTTGTGTTACCAGTAGTATTACCGCAGACCCTAGCCAAATGCCAAATTAgtgaaaaaaccccccaaaaaaaacaatcagaagGAAAAATGTTAGTGGCCTCCACCCGTAAAACCATTTGTGTTTGGGGGTTGTCTCACTGTTGCCCctcctgttgttaatttcatcaacaccaaagcagctgaaactaattaaaaaCCTTCTCTgcttaactgaccagatcaatatctCAGAAGTTAAACTGACTCGATGCTgtactctgattaaaaagtgttcttttgttttttgagccGCATATAACACTGAAGCCATGTGCTGGTAAACTTAGGTTAGCATAAAGACAGGAAAAATAGGAGACAGTCAGGCTTACacaaaggtctaaaaacaaaaacaaactcccAACTTCTTTAAAGCCCTCAAGTTAAAGCAAGATGGttacatgtctgtgaaggttctcagttgGTTACATGCCTTAACTAACTAAGGTCATCATAGGTGCAAAGCCAAAATTGAGTTGGTTttaataaaagtgaaaatggCATGTTTTGGTTGCCTGGGGTTAGGGGTAATTGTTATCTAGTTAGACTGCAGACAGCTAAGTAGTCATTGGAATAAATGTATGCAACATGCTAATGCACAGCGATAAACTAGAAGAATTGTGAGTAGAATTTGAAGGACCGCTATATGCATCTTCACGTCTCACCCACAGATGTTGTTTGGCGTGTAAGTCTGGGTTTCAGCAATACTGTGTTCAAAATGGAGCCTAGTTTTGGAATCAAATGGGAACTTGATTCAAATGCAATCTGGGGAAAGTCTTAAGCAAACAGGATGCACCTGAACAAAGTTTGGAGGGCCACAGTAAAAGGTCTaaatattttagtaaattagaatttggatttttttaaaactctttggcagaaaaaaacatgtttttactgcagtgtaaacaTGTGGACAAGAATGACCATTTTATCCTTTTAAGATGAATTTAACAACACGACACCGAGCAGAAGAGCGGTCTGAATGTCTTTCAAATCCAGTGTATAGCAGAGAAACAATTTGTCCAGTTTTTGtattctttcttctgtttggcTTGACAGAAAAGCTCTGAATCCTCTCCTCCcacacagtcctctctcctcagTATCAGAACTGCCTCCCAGTTCGCTCTGTTCACCTCTTCTGGCTGTCATGCATGGGTTCACAGCCAGTCATTTCTACTGTATAGGCCACTCCAGGTCAAAAGACAAActaaaagtaagtaaaagtCCCAGGATTTCTGCATGTTGTCAAAATCCAGCAGGATCTatgctattttatttttctgtgtgtgtgtttaaagaaaGTGGTGCTGGTCTATGCCAGCCCCTACAGATCGCTGTGTTGTGCATTGTGCCTTCAGCTTGCTGTCCGTCATCACACCAACAATGGTTAACTGTGTGACCCTTTTGTCTCAAGGCAACAGCCTGTGCGTATGTGCGGACAGATAAGAGGCGTTACTGACTTACATACGCACACACAACAGAAACACAATGCAAGGCCATTTTTTAGGTTCTTCTGTAAGCCGATGTGAGAAATGACTCTCGAAGGCTTCGGAAGCGTTTCGCAAACATGAATGACCTTTTGCATCTTCTACTCTGATTCTGTCCTTGCGTCTTAAAAGTATCAGATGAACTTTTCCAAAAGGAAGAAACATGATTgcttttgcaatattttttttttaaatttctggaAACAAGCAGGATTAAATGATACCAAAGCCatattttcagcagcatagCGTGGAGTTGTCCAATTCAGAGAAAAACTCACGTAGACATATCGACAACCCAGTTTAAACGATTGCAAGTGCACTAAAATTCTATGACTGGCCAGGCTGATGCAATGGATTTAATTTCACTGATTTTTCTTCGTCTCAGCTTTGTGAGGAATGATTATGGCTTATTATCTGAGCCAGAAATAGCCCACATCTAATAAATTCAAAGTGCCGAGACTACAGATGACACCTCCAGCTATGCGCCGCGGTTAAATTGAAAGTGTATTTTTGTAAAGTCTGAGTATTATTTAGAGAAGTGCAATACTGGTAGTTTTGGTATCTAAATGGgttttattgtaaataaaaaaaatctggattAATGCATGATCTGAGTAATGAGCCAGCAGGTCAGTGCGAGTGTCACACCAACTGGATGTTGTTCTCTAAAGTTTAGTTAGGCAACGCAAAGAGACATGACATGGTGCCCACAAGGAAACGGTCAGCAAGATCTCTCATAAAAAGCATCTGCAATCAAGGTGATCTTCTGCATCCTCATTCCAAAGATTCTGGACCATCTTTTCAGGATCACCTAAAGCTTTAAGGAAATCATGGCTAGAAGATGAGCCTAGTGCCAAAAGGAGAGTTGGAATGAGAGCTTTCAGATTCAACAGCATGTTTTGACCAGCCAAGTATCCCACACGGTCATGTGACCCATGGAAAGTTTTTCCCAAAAGGCACCTTCTGAAGTTTTCACCAGTGGATTGCCAGAAAGTAGATAAAACATCCAGGGTGCCAATGCTTGTTTCTGCTACTCTATGTGATAGACATTAAATTTACCTAGTTTTGTCACTGAAACTATAATATATCCCAAGAGATTAATGCTCAGAGTTggttattaaaaaacatttatgaTAAACAAAAAGATTTTAGCTTCGCATTGTGTCACTTGGAGTGGTTGAAAAGGTGATTCTATTGTGATTTTTAACAAagcttaaatgtgttttcttcaaaatcatctCCTGTACTTGCTGGAAAAACTGTaaattaaaaagcacaaaacacaaacccaTCCAATATGTACTTTGAGGGATTGTAACTCagaaaatattcacattttaaaggtaaaatttcACATAGCTATGTCAAAGGTAATGAAATGATTGTACTTTGAAGAAAAATGTTGATTCTAAGTTGGCTAGGTGGGAGGCACTGATTGATTTTGATTCATGAAATAATCCTTACTTATAATGTATTTGCTTCTTGAGGCCAGTTCTGCCATGCTGTCATGTTGTTCTTGTTGGAAACACCTTTAATAGATTGGATAAATGCATGCCCATAGACAGCTCATACACACAACTTTCCTTATGGATCACTGCATTTCGTGTTGGTTCCAAGTTTAAAGTGCAGATGCCTTTTTTTTGGCCTTTCCTCTGAAACATACTGGCTATTGTTTTCCAGATTCCCTTAGAGTGCCATCACAGTAAAATGTGCCCCTGGCATCACCAGCTGTAGATGAAACTACCATGAAAGCAGCTGAACGTGGGTTTGTCCAACAGCACAAGATGTAGCCATGAAACTTTAAGTGTGTAGCTGACATCAGAATAAAGGCTCAGTCTGAGCACGGCCATGAGCCAATTCTTTATCtaataaagaaataatgaaTACTGAGTAGGCTATTCATGGCTGAGAATGTGAACAACATGTTGACAATTGTTGTGGCTAATGTGATGCCATCACAAGATAGTGGGTACAAAATCAGAACTGGAGACTAACTCCTATTATTTAAGTCTTAATCCAGCAAGATTTGCATTATCTTTTTTTGGTGGTATCAAAACTCTAATGCTCACCCTGGCTGCCCACCTGGACAATGAGAGAAATCCATGCAACAAAGCAAGACTAAATGAGTCTACAAAGCTTGGTGGTTGTTCTTTATGACTTCCACGTTATTTTAAGTGAGTGTTTTACAGTACACAGTGGAATGCGATGCCGTGACGATATCAAAAATCTCGATTAACACTGGTTTAAGATAACAAAGCGCCGCAAGAGTCACAATTAAGACAGTACAGTGTTGatgcacaaaaaacacaagttaTTCATACATTCTAAAGTGCTGTGATACAAGTCTCCAACAATCACATTGTCTTTGTTTTGACAGGCTGCCACAAACACTATATCTCCACAGCATGaattttgttaaattattattaaaccGAGGCAATAAAACTCCCAAAGAATCCCTCGTATTCATCATTCCAGAAATTGCAGAGGCAATATTTTCACATATTCACGAAGATCATGAGGATGGGATATAAATCAAAAATTATAAATAGGACTTGTTCATGTTCATACTGTCCCATTTCTTGCAGATTCCATCTTATTCAATTTCCATTTCATCCATTCAGATGACACTCTCATCCGCAACTACGAGAGCCTCAGTGAGCAGGAAGTGGTCAGATGTGTGGTCCCTAGTCAATTTTACAAAGCAGATCACAGATGCAAATCACATGCATAAATTTGAATGTGCTGCCCTCCAAATGAGACCTCAAAAAAACATTACTTCATCTTTTAGAGAACAAGATGGGTTTGTTTGGTTGTAGGCTTACAGTTCTTGGAATTTATAGACAGGGAATAGCTCAAAGTTCATTCATGGACTTTACTCCCGCCGTAGGTTAGCTGTTCTCAGTTGCAGCTTGCTTCTCCTGTGGGATAAAAATTGTGCTTGTAATTTAACAGAATTggcttaaatatttttttgttgttgttttgtgtgtcttctCCATGCTGTTTAGCATTTGTCCTGTGAGAATGGAGTAACATTTACCCACTATCGATAAAAAGCTGACCATCACCTTGTACAGCAGTGTTCAGTTCTTCTGCCATTTTCCATTTTTGCATCCTTACTCACAGAGATCTGACTGCCAATAACTAACGTGTTCGCTAAGAATATACTACACACTCAACTATTTTATCTCGTACACAGTCTGCGGAAGCATGTATGGTATGAATCTGTGTCTGGGCATAAAGCCAGTTCTAATTTAGTTGAGCCAGTGGGCAAAAAAAGCTTTATTGGGGTTGCATCTCATATAAGGTTAGCCAAACTGGAGGTAGTCTCTCTTCGAGCATGACGGTCCATATGTCCTGAAACAGTGAAGATGTGCAAAACCCGGTCTACAAACCGCCGTCCGTGCCTCGTCCTCTCAAGAAGGATCACCACTACAGAGTATATCCCAACAcccacaactgcagctccacCTCCAGCCAGCAAAACCACTCCAGAAATGTACATGTCATTAAGGGCTTGGCCAGGCTTTGGCATATGGTTGGCAAGGGCCAGACGCAGTAGAACCCCTCCACAAATCAACAGTGACAGCCCGGTAATTAAAACCACTAGAAGGTCGGATAAACCGCCGCTCTTTAGCATGTCGATCCGCTGTCGGCTCCGAACGCAATTCATGTCCTGCACGGCTGAGCTGAGAAGTTGTTTGAGCAGGACTCCCAAGGCTAGCAGGCACAAAGCTGTGCCCGTACCGAGCCGCCACTCACTCGAGACGCTGGTGGTAGTCGAAAGAAGGCCGACGCCCCCGAGTCCGCAACCCAGGATGAGAATCACAGCGACGCAGTAGCAGAGGACAGACTTTCCAGGATCTCTGAACCACCACAGCTCCACTTGTTCCTCTAGGATGCTGTGCTGAATCTGTGCTGGGTCTGCTGGACCATTAAGGCCCAGTTCAGGACTCCTGGCTTCCCTCGCGGGGGGAAGGTTGTCCAGCTCCGGCATTGTAGTGGTACTCCCAGCCTGCTGAAGGAGgatgccaccaccaccacaatgagggaaaaagaaTCCACAAGGTTACGTTGGTCCTTCTTTAATCTACCAAAGGTTACTGCAGGTCGATCAGGACAAGCAAGAGATTCCAGAAGCTTTATGGGGGAATTTGCtcaaaattagtaaatctaaAAAGAAGGTAAATGTAATTCCCCAAAAATGTTCAAAACAAATTACTGAGATCAGTGTATTGTATTTTATCCACAATGGTTTGTACTCAAAAGTTCCACAAAGTTAGTTTGGATGTATCGTTCCTGAAAATTCATGGAGTTTCTTGTAGTTTTTCTTGTAGTTAACACCGGATACAGAGGCAGATCCCAGTCATCCTTAATGCGTTAGTTTCTGAATCAAAGAATCCACACATCGACTAAAGTGTCAGTTGGTAGCAGTCACCTGGAAGATAAGACATACAGTTCATTCAGTGCTGTAGGTGGACTTAACCTCTCCAGCTAACTTAGTTAGATAACTGTCTTACTAACTAGTACATACATTCAATTACTAACCAAACAATAAGTCACAGCACAGAAATGCATGGATAAGAAGTGTTCATCTATCATTTGTTCCCCAAGCACAACATGCAGAGGAGTAATAGCTCAACTttcaaatcaattcaattcaattcgatttaatctacacagcaccaaatcacaacaacagtcacttcaaggtGCTCTAACCACCCACTTTCAACAGTGTCTGGCTAAGCACAGGCTTATATATGAAGACTTTTTGACTTCTGTTTCTTCCTTCTTGTTTTTAAGGGTCTGTTTGTTTTCCACACCCTGAAGGATGTGATCAGTACAAGGTGAGTTAAAGAAAAACTTCAGACCAGCTAAAAATCCTCTGCGTGCTGAGCTCCAGAGATTGAAGTTCTTTGCCTCCTATTCACcaacaagtttgttttttgtttctgctctTTTATTTTCTGACACTGTGTGAAACCTGAGAAGCAACAGGCACAAACGGTGTTATTCAGCTCGGTGTCAAATTTCTCTTTAAAATTTTTAAGTTTGTGTATATTTTGCAGCAGCGGATAAAAAACAGCCAAATTAAagacacacgtacacacacatatactcaCAAAGTTTCTATGTAAAAAAACTTGGTGTGCTGACACCGGCAACCTTTTCTATCTCTCGTTATCACTATGGTAATGAGTTGCCACTACAGAGGCGGCTGGATAAAAGGAGCATCAGCTGTCGATAGAATAAACAATTCCTatccacgcacacacacagaaaatcaaacaGCTAATCCACAAATGTAAATTTTCGTTCTTTTCATCCTTCCAAACAGACACCCACACAGCCTCACTTGACGAATCTTCCTATTACCTTGAGTCCAGTAAatcttcttttccttcctcacATGAACTGTTAACACAAATTGGAGTAAACCCCCCCAATCACCACCACCCCTTTATTTAACCTTTGTGCTGACCTCAGCACATTTAGCATCCACACTGTAGTTTGTAACCTCTTCGCACGCCCATAACACAGTCATGTAAACAAACAGCAAGCAAACAACCTCAAGGTTATGGCTCTCCACAGCTTGtctttcaaaaaaaataaaaaactgtctGCGGCTTTATTTCTATCAAAGTCACAGGCCCACACTGTCCAATAGAAGCTGACAGCAGTCACAGTTTGTCCTCAGCGATCGTGGATCCAGCTGACACAAACACTgctcaggaaaaaaatgaaaggaaaaaaaatatatatgtgtatagaGAGAGAGAACTTGTAATTGCATCTTTGAATTCcccatacacacaaacacacttatcAGCTGTTTAGAAAAGACTAAACAAAAATGCAAGATCACATTTTTTGTCAGTATGGACAGGTACCGCCTTGTATCGAGGTGGAGCAGTTATACCGTGACACGGGGAGATATGAGTTGCATACACAAGGTGTGAAATGAAGAGTGAGgtaattacagccgaggaggagGGTGTTTATTGGCAACATGCTGTTCTGGAAGCTCTTCACATCCTCTATCTGGTGGAGGGCTGTGtcagtgtgtgcgtgcatgtgtgtgtgtgtgtgtggttggctTTTTTACAGTTGTAGATAAGTAGTCAAAAGAAATGCTATAAAAAGAGCATGTGAGTTAGCATGTTTAATCATATGATAAGCCTGTGCATGTTTCACTGAGCATTTGTTTTTGCatatgtgcacgtgtgtgtctttgtgtgtgcacctgtgcaTGTATGTTGAGTCACTAATTAATCCCAGCTGATTTGAGCTCAGTGTCGCTGACAGGTGAGGCCAAAAACACAGCACAATCACTGAGAAGAAGAAACATATGGTTtaaggtgaaaaaaagaaagatgctACAACGCCATCGAAAGCTGTGAAACTATCCCTTTGATTCCTGCTGAACTCGTTTATGAGACATTATTTATACTCTTTCGTTAAGCTCCTAGTAACATGAAGCACGCGATCAACAGGGCGACAGAGCGAGAGGCACCGGCACGTGACACAAGATGAAACTGAACCCTCGATGACGCGAGTATATCTTACTTCATGTTCTGTTTTTCGCAGTCGAATCCCCacagagacaaaacacagagacagaactGCTGGGCTGTGTCTGCCTTTCTTCATTTTATCACTTATATGACCTCTAAACCCTGTCATATCAGCCGTGTCTTATTGGCCTCATAAATATCTCCACAAAAGCACTGACTCACTGCCTAACTCTGTGCTGGCCTCCttttaagaaacagaaaagaggTAGAGAGGCGCAAATAATCTACACAAACACATTATTCAGTTTTCCCACTGTGCTCTGCTCAAGCCACTAATGTCAAAAGTTGACTTTTGTTATTTAGTAAAAGCTTGAAATAATCTTTGGTTGTCAGTCTGAAACCTTGATAGAGTTTGACACAGATTGTGAACGAGGTAGGGCCATCTCCTCGTGCTCGAAAATTCAAAAAGATTTTGCAGCACTGCTGTTGCCCAAAGTCATCTTCATCCCACCGTGCGCTAAAACCTTCAGTGCACCATGTCTAACAATGAATCTTCACACCTTTAGCCGTCGATTTTCACACTCCCACAACTCTTGGCATATTCATAAAATATAGATCCGCAGATGTACTACTGCCGCTGACTGTAAAACTCAGCGAGGCTTAGTTGACAAGCAGCATTATTGACAATCTGCATCATCCCTTCATTTGGACTGACAATCCCGGTATTTGTCGTGAC belongs to Oreochromis niloticus isolate F11D_XX linkage group LG17, O_niloticus_UMD_NMBU, whole genome shotgun sequence and includes:
- the tmem125a gene encoding transmembrane protein 125 produces the protein MPELDNLPPAREARSPELGLNGPADPAQIQHSILEEQVELWWFRDPGKSVLCYCVAVILILGCGLGGVGLLSTTTSVSSEWRLGTGTALCLLALGVLLKQLLSSAVQDMNCVRSRQRIDMLKSGGLSDLLVVLITGLSLLICGGVLLRLALANHMPKPGQALNDMYISGVVLLAGGGAAVVGVGIYSVVVILLERTRHGRRFVDRVLHIFTVSGHMDRHARRETTSSLANLI